One window from the genome of Halonatronomonas betaini encodes:
- a CDS encoding DUF6391 domain-containing protein, with protein MIFWLILIMLLFFFPVLLLPAAFFFFIFLFLIPLKFTFNSMHSLIHAPGELYRIAKNPILKKNHGLEHATINVLEEHYGYRQLAGYSDEEGFYIIGAQDLTEVELAAREGQERLKSGEKELTIHERCGTTLTAANLLSAIIFIFILFWSGYFSIWSMLLAMLIANLIGPTVGDILQNKVTTSADVDNIYIIGADYSKSNQPFQPGSKIYVRTREV; from the coding sequence ATGATTTTTTGGTTAATTTTAATAATGTTATTATTCTTTTTTCCTGTATTATTGCTTCCAGCAGCATTTTTCTTTTTTATATTTTTGTTTTTAATTCCTTTGAAATTTACTTTTAATTCAATGCATAGCTTAATTCATGCCCCTGGCGAGTTATATAGAATTGCAAAAAATCCGATTTTAAAGAAGAATCATGGTTTAGAGCATGCAACTATTAACGTCCTTGAAGAACATTATGGTTACAGACAATTGGCAGGCTATTCAGATGAAGAGGGTTTTTATATAATTGGAGCTCAAGATTTAACAGAAGTTGAACTCGCTGCCAGAGAAGGTCAGGAAAGATTAAAATCTGGTGAAAAAGAGTTAACAATTCATGAACGCTGCGGAACTACTTTAACAGCAGCTAATTTATTATCGGCTATCATATTTATTTTTATATTATTTTGGAGTGGTTATTTTTCTATCTGGAGTATGTTGCTGGCAATGTTAATTGCAAATTTAATTGGTCCAACTGTTGGAGATATTTTGCAAAATAAAGTTACTACTTCTGCAGATGTTGATAATATTTATATTATTGGAGCAGATTATTCTAAGAGTAATCAACCATTTCAACCAGGAAGCAAGATATATGTGAGGACCAGGGAGGTTTAG
- the def gene encoding peptide deformylase, with amino-acid sequence MAVLPIRKIGDPVLRAKAKPVEHFTEKTENLIVNLIDTMHDAEGLGLAATQIGVQLKVAVVEVNGELLEIINPEVTEKEGKDIAEEGCLSIPDRNGLVARPESIKLTAYNRHGEKYQKEFTGLAARAILHEIDHLDGVLFVDKMIDPAELAGMEG; translated from the coding sequence ATGGCTGTATTACCTATAAGAAAAATTGGAGATCCAGTATTAAGAGCAAAAGCTAAACCTGTAGAACATTTTACTGAAAAGACTGAAAATTTAATTGTTAATTTAATAGATACTATGCATGATGCTGAAGGTTTAGGATTAGCAGCAACACAAATTGGTGTTCAGCTTAAAGTAGCAGTAGTTGAAGTTAATGGAGAATTGCTTGAAATCATAAATCCTGAAGTTACTGAAAAAGAGGGAAAAGATATCGCAGAAGAGGGCTGTTTGAGTATACCTGATAGAAATGGACTAGTTGCCAGACCAGAGAGTATTAAGTTAACTGCTTATAATCGTCATGGAGAAAAATATCAGAAAGAATTTACAGGACTGGCAGCCAGAGCAATCCTGCATGAGATAGACCATCTTGATGGTGTTCTCTTTGTTGATAAAATGATAGACCCTGCTGAATTAGCAGGCATGGAGGGTTAG
- the fmt gene encoding methionyl-tRNA formyltransferase, whose protein sequence is MKIVFFGSPDFSVPSLVRLDNNNEIDIELVVTQPPRKKGRGQKLSSTPVGQKAKELDLDLLEIPDINSEEIKEQLEAIKADYFVVVAFGQIFTQEVLDIPKKAPINLHASLLPRYRGASPIHQAIINGDNKTGVTTMLISRELDQGDMLLQEELIIKDSDTVGKLHDKLAEIGADLLVKTLLEMEAGKIEPESQDDSLANYAPQLNKKDGLIDFDQPSHDVFNFIRGNNPWPGAYTFYQGKKLKVWKSEIVETDNNSTPGEIISVDLNRGLIVSTANGAINLAKVQLPGSKRMSARDFICGYQPEKGEILGK, encoded by the coding sequence ATGAAAATTGTATTTTTTGGGAGCCCGGATTTTTCAGTGCCCTCACTGGTTAGACTTGATAATAATAATGAAATAGACATTGAACTAGTCGTTACCCAGCCGCCCAGGAAGAAAGGTAGAGGTCAAAAGTTATCTTCTACACCGGTTGGCCAGAAGGCTAAAGAATTAGATCTGGATTTGCTAGAAATTCCTGATATCAATTCTGAAGAAATCAAAGAACAATTAGAGGCAATTAAAGCTGATTATTTTGTGGTAGTTGCCTTTGGTCAGATATTTACCCAGGAAGTTTTGGATATACCTAAAAAAGCTCCAATAAACTTACACGCTTCATTATTGCCTAGATACAGAGGTGCCAGTCCAATTCATCAGGCAATTATTAATGGTGATAATAAAACAGGAGTAACAACAATGTTGATCTCAAGAGAACTTGATCAGGGAGATATGTTATTACAGGAAGAGTTGATCATTAAAGATAGTGATACTGTTGGCAAACTCCATGATAAACTCGCTGAAATTGGAGCTGATTTACTTGTTAAGACTCTTCTGGAGATGGAGGCAGGCAAAATAGAGCCAGAATCTCAGGATGATTCCCTGGCTAATTATGCTCCTCAGTTAAATAAAAAAGATGGTTTAATTGATTTTGATCAACCAAGTCATGATGTCTTTAATTTTATTCGAGGGAATAACCCATGGCCAGGAGCTTATACTTTTTATCAGGGTAAAAAATTAAAGGTTTGGAAATCTGAGATTGTTGAAACTGACAATAATTCAACTCCTGGTGAGATAATTTCTGTTGATTTAAATCGAGGATTAATCGTGTCTACTGCTAATGGAGCTATTAATCTTGCTAAAGTTCAGTTACCTGGCTCAAAGAGGATGTCGGCTAGAGATTTTATCTGTGGTTATCAACCTGAAAAAGGTGAGATTTTAGGTAAATAA
- a CDS encoding Stp1/IreP family PP2C-type Ser/Thr phosphatase, giving the protein MSDLIARGITDRGNLRDKNEDSYLVRLNQNNILAVADGMGGHKGGEVASSTAIEMLDEINFDCNDEYNQYFQNIFSGINNRIIDKGLDDPTLKGMGTTLSVCLICNDKLYYGHVGDSRIYLYRNENLSKLSTDHSYVNQLVTKGKISKEEAFNHPKRNILTQAIGLERNLDLDTGMVELNSGDYILICSDGLSDMVREKEIELIISNLYPEVDEINDKLLTDALAAGGSDNITFISCLIKEV; this is encoded by the coding sequence ATGTCTGATTTAATTGCTAGAGGGATAACGGATAGAGGTAATCTTAGAGACAAGAATGAAGATTCTTATCTAGTAAGGCTTAATCAAAATAATATCCTTGCTGTAGCTGATGGCATGGGTGGCCATAAAGGTGGCGAAGTTGCAAGTTCTACTGCAATTGAGATGTTGGATGAAATTAATTTTGATTGTAACGATGAATATAATCAATATTTTCAAAATATTTTTAGTGGGATTAATAATAGGATTATAGATAAGGGTTTAGATGATCCTACCTTAAAAGGCATGGGTACTACATTATCAGTTTGTTTGATATGTAATGATAAATTATATTATGGACATGTAGGCGATAGCAGAATATACTTATATAGAAATGAAAATTTAAGCAAGTTATCTACAGACCATTCCTATGTTAATCAACTTGTTACTAAGGGAAAGATTTCTAAAGAGGAAGCCTTTAATCATCCTAAAAGAAATATTTTAACACAGGCTATTGGCCTGGAGAGAAACCTGGACTTAGATACCGGTATGGTTGAGCTTAATTCAGGTGATTATATCTTGATTTGCAGTGATGGCTTGTCAGATATGGTGAGAGAAAAGGAGATTGAGTTAATAATTTCTAATTTATATCCTGAAGTTGATGAGATTAATGATAAATTATTAACTGATGCACTTGCTGCCGGTGGCAGTGACAACATTACTTTTATTTCTTGTTTGATAAAGGAAGTTTAG
- the rlmN gene encoding 23S rRNA (adenine(2503)-C(2))-methyltransferase RlmN, which produces MYSFKGINKSDLTEILVENSFPSFRSDQIFNWVYNNLVIKPDLMRNLPGELQKFLVNNFLMENLKLIKVNKSRDGTSKFLWELNDGERVETVLIPQSKEERFTVCISVQVGCDLGCNFCATGLNGCKRNLTTAEIVDQVWQISRYIDKNNLGELRNVVYMGMGEPFLNYDNLKKSIRIINSEKALNIGSRRITVSTVGIVPKILEFGRDFDQIGLAVSIHSGDNDKRDKLMPINKKYDLNAIKSALKDYYKLTSRRITIEYLMISGFNDSIRDAKKLVDWLGNMNVFINLIPANPVDGLAHKPSPENKIKNFKKYLDNFNIPVQIRASMGEDVTAACGQLRLREE; this is translated from the coding sequence ATGTATTCATTTAAAGGAATAAATAAATCAGATTTAACAGAAATTTTAGTTGAAAATTCATTTCCATCTTTCCGGTCTGATCAGATTTTTAACTGGGTATATAATAATTTAGTTATTAAGCCAGATTTAATGAGAAATTTACCTGGAGAGCTTCAGAAATTTTTAGTTAATAATTTTTTGATGGAAAATCTAAAATTAATTAAGGTTAATAAAAGTAGAGATGGAACAAGTAAATTTCTCTGGGAGTTAAATGATGGTGAAAGAGTTGAAACGGTTTTAATTCCACAATCTAAAGAAGAAAGATTTACTGTCTGTATTTCAGTTCAGGTTGGTTGTGATCTAGGTTGTAATTTTTGTGCAACTGGTCTAAATGGTTGTAAGAGAAATTTAACGACAGCTGAGATTGTTGACCAGGTCTGGCAGATTTCTAGATATATTGATAAGAATAATTTAGGTGAACTTAGAAATGTAGTTTATATGGGGATGGGGGAGCCATTCTTAAATTATGATAATCTTAAAAAATCTATTAGGATTATAAATTCTGAAAAAGCTTTAAATATTGGAAGCAGGAGAATTACTGTTTCTACAGTTGGGATTGTTCCTAAAATTCTAGAATTTGGGAGAGATTTTGATCAGATTGGTCTCGCAGTTTCCATTCATTCTGGTGATAATGATAAAAGGGATAAATTGATGCCTATTAATAAAAAATATGATTTAAATGCTATAAAATCTGCTTTGAAGGATTATTATAAATTGACATCTCGAAGAATAACAATTGAATATTTAATGATTTCTGGTTTTAATGATAGTATTAGGGATGCAAAAAAATTAGTTGATTGGTTAGGCAATATGAATGTTTTTATTAATTTGATTCCTGCTAATCCAGTTGATGGTCTAGCTCATAAACCAAGCCCTGAAAATAAGATCAAAAATTTCAAAAAATATTTAGATAATTTTAACATACCTGTTCAGATAAGAGCAAGTATGGGGGAAGACGTTACTGCAGCATGCGGTCAACTCCGATTAAGGGAGGAATAA